Part of the Plasmodium vinckei vinckei genome assembly, chromosome: PVVCY_13 genome, TTAAAGgttttttgtttatgtCCAAAGATATGTTAAATgatttaacaaaaaaaaatgaagacaAAGACGGAAACAAAAACTAAACTGAAAACATAGTGTACACATTATATAAtgcaaattattttaataatttaaggAAACACaacttaaaaaacaaatgataaagttgtatatatatgggcatatttcatttgttAGTTTGTTCATCGAATGCctcaaaaaattaaatcaaACTTTTATCAaagtataataattaattgtggagatatataatttgtatagATTGTATAACCGTGTTTGTATTTGTAGAAACTTGTAAagttttatctttttttatatcaacaTTTGCACTAACCTTTGTATATTGCTTTGgttttaaaaacatattatttataaaaacttCACCATTAactttaatataatttaaattttgttttcctGATGGAGAACCAATTTCGATTGTGACATAATAAGTACCTTCATGTAATAAATCAATAGACCATGTATTGGAAGTATcacaattattattatcgcTAGTAGTTAAgctattttcttttttacaTTCTAATGGATAAAATGATATACCACCATGAGAtgaattttgtttattcaATTGTTCTAATTCTATAGGTGTAGGTACCTTTTCCCAACCGTAATTAAAATAACCATGGGTTTGTTTTATCAATCCATTATCTGCCATCCAAGTTAGCGGCTTCGATGCCAcactaatatttttacttctaaaatatatattaatttcatattcattttgttttatatcaatattcttttccttatttttataacccCCACATGGTATACCATAGAAAGTAATGTTTCCACCAGTTTGTTGTTTTGAATCTTTTACTTTAGATATAACAACTTTTACAGATTTGGCTTTTATAGGAAAATtaagtttatatttatggtGTCCTGGtgatatagaaaatatttcaggatttgtattatttgcAAAGTATAATGATAACTctgtaatattattttctaaagaagataatgttttaaaagtaaatgaatgtatatctatatcataattaaaatttatagttACATATTGACCTAGCGACTTATTAACAGCAGTTTTCCATGTTGAatattcttcatttttattatttccacTAAATCCTGATTGAcaatcatatttttcagATTCATAAGAAGATGCATAACAGgaattaaaatatggaGAATTTACTAAAGAAATAGGTTCTTCGTTTCCTATACAGCTGTTGTCTGATCGAAATTCATTTTGTacgataaatataataaaatgtgttGGTATGCTTAATTTGATTATTACTTCTCCTTCATAATATTCAGaagaataaatattatacgTCTTTTGTTCCGATGTATTTGCGTTTTTGCCAATTGCATTCATTATTCTATCTCCCTGTATATGATATATGGACATCACTTCCTTAGTATTTGTGAAActcttttttgttatttcatttattggAACATTATTACTttcatctttatttatagcTATATAAACTTTACTGTATGCAttgattttaaatttaataaaatttttattaaaattgtccAAACTACGTATAGCTTTcgatttttcatatatagtAGGTATATCggatataatataattcgAAGAATTGATAAATGCATCTACCCCATTTTCgagataaaatatttcgtAATCGTCACCACCTAATTCTTTAATTCTAAGGGGTATAGTTGTATTacttttaaagaaaaaatgggATGGAATAATTTCTTCATCAATTAACTTATCTGATTTccaatataatattatgtgAGCAGTATCTGGATTTTCGTGTTTTATAGTacttaaatgaaaatattctattctaaatttatattttttacctCCAACTAATCCTAATTTTTCTGAGCTAATTTTTTGAACAtttgaatttattttattaattggtaaaatatatattggtTTTGTTTCTTCAGATTCTTCTTCTTTAGGATTTGGCATATTACTGACAATTATAGGAGAATTGtctaaaaatattctaaCCCCACAATCATGTTCAAtacttataatataattatctgTTTGAGGtacttttatatatccatCCCATCGAACAGAAAAATGCTGATAAGGTATCATTTCAATAGGTACCCCACTATtccatataaaatttatatatttatcattatttattgatAATGGGTATCCTGAAAAATACGCATTGTCATAATAGCTCCCTGTTAAACCATCTGCCTTATCTTCAATTGCATATCCTTTTAATATagaacaattttttttattatttaaaaatgctTTTCTATTTGTTTCAACTTCATCATctaattcatataattttgtttccATATCATTGATAGATGATGCTTGTAATAATAGCTTATTGATGTTTCTACTTGACGCTTTAGCTATATCATTAATTTCTTCTattcttttctttattaattcAGAAGTAGCCCCACaattttcttcatatttttcatatatacctcctaattttttatattccatATCTAATTGGTTTACAGCATTATTTAGCTCATTTGATTTAGCTTGAAAAAAGGTTCGGGCTTTTGACCTAACaatatcataatttattacacCTTTGCAATAATCCCAATCCCTATTACCCTTTCCTATTAATTGAACTTCTACATAGCACCATTCTCTTCCTGTCAATCCATTAGGGTCTGTTGATTTTGTACAATCAGTATATGTGTTGTCATCTTGTACAAATGCAGCGGCACATAGTCTGCCATCCACCGTTTTACGGTGTTGTTGCCTATACTCCGTCAGtttctaaaaaataaaatgataaagaaagatgcgttttttttcacaataTATACGTATTTATCAAATGGAGAAATGATAATGTAGCGAAAGGGGGCATAACACTTCAAACAACTTCCAATATGAATATACTCACgaaaattatgtatacaAATACACATCGATATATACACTCTGCTATGtgctaaaaaatataggtattttatctttttcaattatttataaattttacttttaaattttctttatcataATTCTCACAGTAGCATTTATGTATCAAAAATACTAGCGTAATAATTGCAAATCGAAATAATTCCATGTTATTTTGGTCTTAAAAGTTATTACAATTAGAAAACAGTTTAATACTTAACAAATTAATGttttaatacaaaatttataataaagattattattttttcttaaatatgatttataataaaattattataaggTCGTGCTATAACTGTAAAagatatatgaaaatttttattataagtaaaaaaaacaaaaaaatatagacatAACGCTGTTATTTATCACTGCAAATATATGTCTACAATATTAAGTAGCAAAGTAAAGAATGTTACAAGACAGTACAAAAcatgtacatatttatccgaaaaatatggatatcgttttattctatataatctttaattcttttttatttatcttttctttaataataaatagccaaattatatttgattgaaaatattttttacacaaTTCACGAATAAATACAGTACGAAActtatttacaaaaaaatactacatgtatatatttttttttatcagtGTTAAACCCATTTACGagtatatcatatatattatgtagcTTTTTGAACttttatgttattttttttaaaaaataatattctatttaaattataaaataatgtgttcgttaaaaaaaatcaaacaaacaaataaacAAGATTAAGAATGTTTTAtgtcaaaaaaatatataaaggcTATATGTGCAATATATAACAGTATGTGTATAAGGATATACggataaaacataaatatatgtaattattatattataattaatttaatacggtaaatacataaactaatgaaaattcatgtgacattttatataaatacgaggattttaatttataaatctAACTTGAGTTTATTCCCAACATCAATGTGTGATATCATCTgcgtaaaaataatatattatatatattttaaagcGCATGATGtgtgtatatacatattcgcaattaaaaaaatataacaaaaattatttttttaaatatctaatgcattttattattttaaaattaattattacatCTTTAAATTCTTCAAAGGAAATCATCCCATCCCCGTCTTTATCTGCTTGTATAATTGTTCTATCAACTAGCTGCTGCaactgaaaaaaaatataatacaacATGAAAAAggcatattatattttatgcacATGCTATATCATAGCATTATaattgtctttttttattataaaagtaaaaatgaaaaaaattacgcataaaaattatacctgtacatcatttaaattattccCAACCATCATTTTCATAACGGTAAATAATTCACCATTAGAAATCATTCCATCTTTGTTTATGTCATAGATATCAAAGgcgaatttttttttctgaaaATCGTCTGTGTTTGACATTAATTTTGCTATAcaacaaaaattaaaatgaagGAAGGAATGTGAAGTAAAATGCATC contains:
- a CDS encoding LCCL domain-containing protein encodes the protein MELFRFAIITLVFLIHKCYCENYDKENLKKLTEYRQQHRKTVDGRLCAAAFVQDDNTYTDCTKSTDPNGLTGREWCYVEVQLIGKGNRDWDYCKGVINYDIVRSKARTFFQAKSNELNNAVNQLDMEYKKLGGIYEKYEENCGATSELIKKRIEEINDIAKASSRNINKLLLQASSINDMETKLYELDDEVETNRKAFLNNKKNCSILKGYAIEDKADGLTGSYYDNAYFSGYPLSINNDKYINFIWNSGVPIEMIPYQHFSVRWDGYIKVPQTDNYIISIEHDCGVRIFLDNSPIIVSNMPNPKEEESEETKPIYILPINKINSNVQKISSEKLGLVGGKKYKFRIEYFHLSTIKHENPDTAHIILYWKSDKLIDEEIIPSHFFFKSNTTIPLRIKELGGDDYEIFYLENGVDAFINSSNYIISDIPTIYEKSKAIRSLDNFNKNFIKFKINAYSKVYIAINKDESNNVPINEITKKSFTNTKEVMSIYHIQGDRIMNAIGKNANTSEQKTYNIYSSEYYEGEVIIKLSIPTHFIIFIVQNEFRSDNSCIGNEEPISLVNSPYFNSCYASSYESEKYDCQSGFSGNNKNEEYSTWKTAVNKSLGQYVTINFNYDIDIHSFTFKTLSSLENNITELSLYFANNTNPEIFSISPGHHKYKLNFPIKAKSVKVVISKVKDSKQQTGGNITFYGIPCGGYKNKEKNIDIKQNEYEINIYFRSKNISVASKPLTWMADNGLIKQTHGYFNYGWEKVPTPIELEQLNKQNSSHGGISFYPLECKKENSLTTSDNNNCDTSNTWSIDLLHEGTYYVTIEIGSPSGKQNLNYIKVNGEVFINNMFLKPKQYTKVSANVDIKKDKTLQVSTNTNTVIQSIQIIYLHN
- a CDS encoding calcineurin subunit B, putative, with protein sequence MGNTHAILSEKDQKDLLQAARFSEMDIKKMYKRFVELDTNKNGQLDPNELFDVPEISDNPLVKRVISIFDSNSDGKVSFVEFLVGITKLMSNTDDFQKKKFAFDIYDINKDGMISNGELFTVMKMMVGNNLNDVQLQQLVDRTIIQADKDGDGMISFEEFKDMISHIDVGNKLKLDL